One Channa argus isolate prfri chromosome 17, Channa argus male v1.0, whole genome shotgun sequence genomic window, GACGTAAACTACCTGCAATTCCAATTGCAGTTTCTcataaacagacaaaatgtattgtaaatgtgCTGTGGCTTGGTAAAAAAGGGAcaattgtgcacacacacaggcccacccaaattaaaatgaaaaaatgtcaatgCCAACATCACTGAGTCCTTCCCCAAACCACAAACAATGTGCAAGGCACTTTACAGTCCTTTACTAGTGCTACATGGGAGGATCTGTTTTGATCATGTATGCTAATGCAAGGTGAAGTCATTTTGTCATGAACCAGGTCGTAGAGcattaaaagacattaaaaaagagctatgaaaataaattaagtgcatttacaaatattgtacagtacagttcagagGTACTCATCCATtacttaagtatttttttatggtGCTACTGTATGTCTTACCACATTTCAGATGGAAATATTGCACCTATTACAATGCTAACTATATTTTAGGTTAatagttattatttaaaatctcaCATCGAAACATGATCAGCCTATACaatatgatgcatttttatttaaaaaaatccaactaACACAACTCTTGGACATATAAAATACCACAATTTGAATATTAATTCCTATTCAGTACAGATTGTAGACCTTAATGCTCAGTGATTAATTATTCCATTTATTCCTACCTGAAAGAAAAGTCAAGACGATGTGACTTTTGTCACATCTTTGAAAACAAACGTCTAGTTTCGGCACAATTAAGTCAAACGTGGGAGAGGCTTTTTAAATCCGCTGACCTGAATCAGACCGCctgtaatataaaaatgctCCTTTCATGttattgtataataataataataataataataatacagtaatatgACACGTAGTCATTTTTTATACCTATGACCTATACACTTTAATAGGGTAAAATTCTGGATGCAGGActcttacttacttttactttagtaaaagatattaaaaaaactgtcaaatgacTGTAAATCAGTGAATCCTATGGAGGCACAGTTTTTCCATGCACATCATATGTGCCTCAGGAGAGCACAAAGCTGTCACTGAGCTCTGGGTAGCACCCCCTCTTCGACACTTTACTATGCAGTAGCTCAAATGGCAAAAGCCCGTGTTTTTAGCCACTCTGCTGTGCACAACCGGATCATATGACTCGGGATATCTGTAAGGCTCTTAGACCTGCTGATGGTTAGCAGTGGCTGTGCTCCATAAGACCAAAAAGCCAAAGGAGTTTAACGGATGTGTTGCTGTGATTATTCGGCCAAGTATCTTTATCCCACATTTAGATTTGCAGCTAATGACGGAGGAAATGCTTCGTTGCAAGAAACACAAGGCCACATAACCTGAGAACAAGGGGCCTTCCTGTGTGAAGAAACAGCTTTATACACAATGCAGTATGGTCTCATTAGGCAAAATGTAAGTGCAGTCACAGCGCTGGAGCTAGATAGTTGGTCCCAGGGGTATGCATTTTATTTAGACCCTTTAAGTAACACTTCAACAGTATGAAATACTCCAAATAGAAGCTCTTTATGTTATGCAACTTGCACTGTTGAATTATTATCACAGATACAATAACTGCACCTTAAAGTTGTGTTGACAGTGTGGAAATAACTTTACACATGAATAAACAAACTATTTAATCAATTTTAGTTTGCAATATTTTGgaaaggttttaaataaaaagggttCATTGTACAGGGTGAATCCTTCAGGTTTGCATTGTTATGGTGCATAAATATTCAGTCAGAATACAGATGCACTGACATGTAAGCACCATTTTAAACCTGAAGCTGCTCCCTGTGGAGCTCATCTTACCTACACTGACTGAcaacttcattttatttaagaGAATTAATTGCATCTTGTTTTATAAAATCATTGTAGACTGACGACGTTTGTAATGTGACACAATATTGCTATGGGGTAAAAAGAGCATCTCCCTATTAAATGTAGTAATGTACAAGTAAAAACTATTGTAAAATGGAAACCCTCAAAAACTAACACTCATTGTGAAAAAGTGCAGTCCTTCAGTAAATATACTTAGATGCTTTCCACTTATTGAAGCTCGATGTAAAACTAAATTATCATCAGCGCAAAACAAACTATGATTAAGTTACAGCACATGCACCTGCACAATGTTTGCGagaattttttgtattttggctTGTGTCTTTATTATGAAGGTTTACATTACTTCACTGCAAATGCATTTCTAATAGGCAAATTCATCAATTCAAAGCTCACCTGATAAAGGAGACTTCACGTCATAAACAGTCAGAAACCCTTAACAAATTAAGTTAAACATCACTGGGAAACGACAACAAAGCACATTAAAAGCTTTATGCAACCACAAAAAACAGTGACTGGAAAACAGGTAACATCACAGTATGGTACTTTGGAGTGCTCTTACATTATGTGCGTCTTTATTTactcccccaccccaccccactgATGTGCACCCCCTCTTCTTACAGCGGATACATGTCACCACTAATGGACATCAAGTGCTTCCTTTTTGCAGCTCTCTTCTGGACATACATTAGAGACAGAAAACCCATTTATCAACCCATAAAtagagcacatacacacattggcTATacttgcacacatacacactttctaGCCAGTCATTCTTTCTGTTGACAACCGTGTGTCTCAGACTGCAGGATGCACTGAACATGAAGATAGTTAAAGAGCTGAAAAGGAAGGAGAGGCCTGACTGAGGACCTGATGGAAGATTACtgtgcagaaacaaacaaaccatatgCTTAGTTTTTAAGTTAGATATACATTGATTCCAAGATAGGTCCTGCCTCATAGAAATGCAAAGAATAAGATTAAACATGTCAAATTTCATAAAACAAAGATGATATTTAATTACGTCAGTAAAATGTTGACTCAAACAATCTCTGCGGAATTTCTACATTATCCCAACACcatttacaacattttgaaaaggttttaagcatattaaagaaaatgtttatgtgcCCAAAATCCATTTTGTTCATAAAAAAATTCCAGTGTATTTTACAAGAATATTTTAGTTGGATCTTCGAAGGCCTTTGAATACTGATTGGGACCACATTCCTCTGACAACTGGTTAAAACAGCTTTTGAGGGCTATACATTCATTTGAGGTATGTCCAATCATTGACACGAGACAATGATATGTTTTCAAAGAACACCTCTCTCCTCTTCAGTTCAGCTTGTCCTGAATGTTCGTCAAGCTGCTGTATGACTTCGCTCGCTTGGCTGAAAAGAGAGAATGGACATTAATATACTggacttttttcatttatgaatTCCTGTGGAGCTAAATTACATTGTTGtctaattattaaaacatgcatTAATCATAATCTGAGAAATACCCAGATGCTCATGATGATTAAGATAATGATGTTGATATAATCCTGGCTCAAACACAACTAAATGAATAGGCCTCATGCATTTCCTAagtctctctctttatttaatGTGTGAGGTCTTCATTTATGACTGCTCTAAGTCAGATTCAACAAGCTTCATAACTGAGGAAACCTGAGGACTTGATGAACACCAAGAGTTATGTCATAGAGTCcaacagataatggatgatttaaaaaaaagcctgttgATGCAATGGAAAATGTTCCCCTTTACAGATGTGCATTAAGACCCTtagtaaaagataaaatattacTCAAAGCTCTCAGGAAATTGGCAAATTATTATGATGATACATTAATGCTTTACATATATTTTAGATTCAGTAATTATAATATCTTCTTAAACAAgagtattttttacatttatggaGAAACAATCTGTAATTGTCACACAGCCAGGACTATTTGTCTGTAACTAAAAGAAATTATCTTATATAACTCAGAGTTGCTCCTCAACAATACTTTGGTCGTATAAGCTCTTGAATGAAGTCTATCACATCACACACTATTTGTAAACTCTACACACTGCCTCAAAAAATGTGTCCCCTTTCTCATTCTTGGGAAACACCCATTGATCCTTTAAGGCACCCATCGtccaccaacaaaaaaaaagtaatcctGTAACTTGGTCCATGATCCAGATGTGTGCCCACTAATCTTTAGAATCCCATATCCATACCTCCTTTCTCCTCCATCCAATTCAAATGCCAATATCACAGTCAGACCAAGCCCCACCATCCACAAAAAATGACTCAAAACCCTGtcaaacaatgtgtgtgtgtgtgtgtgtgtgtgtgtgtgtgtgtgtgcatgcgcgcACGCGAGACAATGGACGAATTAAGCTGATTACTCACGGTGTATGAGCTTGCGTTTCTTTTGTTCCGAGTGAAGGAAGCTGCTCAAGTAGAAGATGATGGGCAGAAAAAGCATAAAGCTGGAGACAGCGATAATCGGCACAGTCTCCTCACGGGCGACGGTACAATTAAAATTAGTCCACTGTCTGCGGGTCATATTCATCTGAAACAAGGCAAACAAGGCAAACCCCCAAATTCAACTTTAGCTCAAATCAATGCAATTACAGGACACTGTGACTATTATATCCACACTTAGGTTTATGTGCTTAAATAATCACTATATCTAGGGGCTTTAATGTCTTTTAGCCATTAATACACAATGAAACCATGAAAATGAATTTAGTGACTATGAGATGaagacttcattttattttaatagaaatgtgtattacattttaataaaaaaaacattttttgtattaaattttgCTTAATCATACAAGCTTGACAATAGAACCTTTTGACCTGACACAAAGATTTCCTGCCTCTTTAATTTAATGCCTCTCTTTCCATCTTAAGGAGGAGGAAACATACTTACTGCATCCTCTATGTCTATACACAGAGACTGATTCTTCTCCATTCTGCTGTAAAGCTCATTTAGGCCTTTGTATGAGCTGTTACAGTTTTTGCATTGCTCTGAATGATTACCctgtgaaaaacagagaaaattgaAACAGTCCTATAGAAACCttatgaatgtaaatgtgcaacAGACATAACCCAGTGCATGATGTACCTGTGGATACTTCTCAAAGCAGGTGCGAGTTTGGTTGAGCATGGCCATGAAGTAGAGTGTGTCATTAGTCAGACTCTGGAATTCTTTAGTGATACACTctgcaaaacaggaaataaacacaatttccaATTAGGCCtattaattaattcattcaaTATGAACCATATTATTTTATCAATACAGTCATTACATCATTATTCAGCTCCTCTATATTACGGTCACAGGAAAGGAGAATCCAGAGACAAACTAGAGCTAAAACAACCAGTACATAAGTAGATTAATAAAATCGTTTTTCTGACAAAGATGCCTAAGTTTTCTTGTTTCAGTTTCATAGTTGttatgatttgttgttgttggataCCCTGATTACTGGAGAGTCACTCTATTAAGATGAAGGTCAGATATTTGATGTTTGCAACAATCAGTGGGTCTACTGTCTGATCTTCAATGAAGCTACTGTACTTCTACATGACACTGAACACTTGACCTCTGTGG contains:
- the ostm1 gene encoding osteopetrosis-associated transmembrane protein 1 isoform X2; the protein is MAASRTSTGTSRLGPANVSCKDNLLRSDRLMLVNLLYINLEDVWSKSNCKQCITKEFQSLTNDTLYFMAMLNQTRTCFEKYPQGNHSEQCKNCNSSYKGLNELYSRMEKNQSLCIDIEDAMNMTRRQWTNFNCTVAREETVPIIAVSSFMLFLPIIFYLSSFLHSEQKKRKLIHPKRAKSYSSLTNIQDKLN